One Gossypium raimondii isolate GPD5lz chromosome 3, ASM2569854v1, whole genome shotgun sequence genomic window carries:
- the LOC105794971 gene encoding nicotinamidase 2, which yields MASSSYKKYEIRKRDPNPKTTALLVIDMQNYFASMAKPILSNAITTINLCREASIPIFFTRHCHKSPADYGMLGEWWDNDLIFDGTVDSELIPEIGRLSKPDEVVEKNTYSAFENTRLHEMLMEKKVEEVIITGVMTNLCCETTARAAFVKGYRVFFSTDATAPSDSEMYEATLKNMAYGFAYLVDCKRLQQGLFGKGMK from the coding sequence ATGGCGTCTTCCTCGTACAAGAAATACGAAATCAGAAAGCGAGATCCAAACCCTAAAACCACCGCTTTGTTAGTGATCGACATGCAAAACTATTTTGCCTCCATGGCCAAACCTATTCTCAGCAACGCAATTACCACCATCAACCTTTGCCGAGAAGCTTCCATCCCCATTTTCTTCACTCGCCACTGCCACAAATCCCCCGCCGACTACGGCATGCTCGGTGAGTGGTGGGACAACGACCTCATCTTCGACGGCACCGTTGATTCCGAACTGATCCCCGAGATCGGACGGCTTTCGAAACCCGACGAGGTGGTTGAGAAAAACACGTACAGCGCGTTCGAGAACACGCGACTACATGAGATGCTGATGGAGAAAAAGGTGGAGGAGGTTATAATCACGGGGGTCATGACGAATCTGTGCTGCGAAACGACGGCTCGTGCGGCGTTTGTGAAAGGATATAGGGTGTTTTTCTCAACGGATGCGACGGCCCCGTCGGATTCGGAGATGTACGAGGCTACTTTGAAGAACATGGCCTACGGGTTTGCGTACCTGGTTGACTGCAAGAGGCTTCAACAGGGGCTTTTTGGGAAAGGAATGAAGTAA